The following coding sequences lie in one Trichoderma breve strain T069 chromosome 1, whole genome shotgun sequence genomic window:
- a CDS encoding tetratricopeptide repeat domain-containing protein: MSFMGGAECSTAGNPLSQFQKHVQDDKTLQRDRLVGRGPGGQLGGFRSSPANAPQDEMMNGFLNGGPGLQQEFPTLPGGPAAHLSAAPMGPSPAAWAQDFNAQPGMDVVLQASPSALFSPEEFARFQQANPAAAAAMAPQMRGDMSAAMPQRSMMGMGMGMNMNMMGMGMGMGYAQPMMQPMYQQQQQQPVQQQQQDLKGKGKMVELDDNKWEEHFAQLELQDKEAAKEAEANAAEKELEDMDNKLQSETNESMVNEQQYFDQFDTEWGQDLMPDLNGINDWGRFADPIVENYMFEEENIFREQKNAFAEGVRVMKEGGNLSLAALAFEAAVQQNPEHVEAWVYLGSAQAQNEKETAAIRALEQALKLDPNNLDAMMGLAVSYTNEGYDSTAYRTLERWLSVKYPTILDPANLHPVADMGFTDRQQLHDKVTSLFIKAAQLSPDGEHMDPDVQVGLGVLFYGAEEYDKAVDCFQSALHSSELGTTNQQEQLPLLWNRLGATLANSGRSEEAIAAYEQALSLAPNFVRARYNLGVSCININCHQEAASHFLAALDMHKTIEKSGRSKAMSAQNRSSTLYDTLRRVFTQMGRKDLADKTVPGVDPDIFRPEFEF, encoded by the exons ATGTCGTTCATGGGAGGCGCAGAGTGCTCGACGGCTGGCAACCCCCTGAGCCAGTTCCAGAAGCACGTTCAGGATGACAAGACACTACAACGCGATCGTCTCGTCGGCCGAGGACCAGGTGGCCAGCTGGGAGGCTTCCGCAGCTCGCCTGCCAATGCGCCCCAGGATGAG ATGATGAACGGTTTCCTCAATGGTGGCCCAGGTCTTCAACAAGAGTTCCCAACCTTGCCAGGCGGGCCCGCTGCCCACCTGAGCGCTGCCCCTATGGGCCCTTCGCCTGCGGCATGGGCACAAGACTTCAACGCCCAGCCCGGCATGGACGTCGTGCTCCAGGCATCGCCCAGTGCCCTCTTCAGCCCCGAGGAGTTTGCGCGCTTCCAGCAAGCCAACCctgccgccgctgcagccatggcacCTCAAATGCGAGGTGACATGTCTGCTGCGATGCCCCAGCGATCAAtgatgggcatgggcatgggcatgaaTATGAACATGATGGGTATGGGTATGGGTATGGGATATGCTCAGCCTATGATGCAGCCAAtgtaccagcagcagcaacagcaacccgttcaacaacaacaacaggaCCtaaagggcaagggcaagatgGTCGAATTGGACGACAACAAGTGGGAGGAGCACTTTGCTCAGCTCGAGCTCCAGGACAAGGAAGcggccaaggaggctgaggcgaATGCCGCCGAGAAGGAACTGGAAGACATGGACAATAAACTCCAATCGGAGACTAATGA gtCGATGGTGAACGAACAACAATACTTTGATCAATTCGATACCGAATGGGGCCAGGACCTCATGCCCGATCTCAACGGCATCAACGACTGGGGACGATTTGCTGACCCCATTGTCGAGAATTACATGTTTGAGGAAGAGAACATCTTCCGCGAGCAGAAGAATGCATTCGCCGAGGGTGTTCGAGTTATGAAGGAGGGAGGCAACTTGTCATTGGCAGCTTTGGCGTTTGAGGCTGCCGTTCAGCAGAACCCAGAGCATGTTGAGGCTTGGGTATACCTAGGCTCGGCTCAGGCTCAGAACGAAAAGGAGACGGCAGCTATTCGCGCGCTGGAGCAGGCCTTGAAGCTGGATCCCAACAATCTCGATGCCATGATGGGTCTGGCTGTTTCGTATACCAACGAAGGTTACGACAGCACAGCATACCGAACCCTCGAGAGGTGGCTGTCCGTCAAGTATCCCACCATCCTGGATCCCGCAAACCTGCACCCTGTCGCAGATATGGGATTCACCGACcgacagcagctgcatgaCAAGGTCACCAGTCTCTTTATCAAGGCTGCCCAGCTTAGCCCTGATGGCGAGCACATGGACCCCGATGTCCAGGTGGGATTGGGTGTGCTGTTCTACGGAGCAGAGGAATACGACAAGGCCGTGGACTGCTTCCAATCTGCTCTTCACTCTTCCGAGCTGGGCACGACAAAccagcaggagcagcttCCCCTGCTCTGGAACAGACTCGGAGCTACGCTCGCCAACAGCGGAAGATCAgaggaggccattgccgCGTACGAGCAAGCTCTGTCCTTGGCCCCCAACTTTGTTCGCGCCCGCTACAACCTGGGTGTGAGCTGTATCAACATCAACTGCCACCAAGAGGCAGCCTCTCACTTCCTTGCCGCTCTTGACATGCACAAGACGATTGAGAAGTCTGGCCGCAGCAAGGC AATGTCTGCCCAGAACCGAAGCAGCACCTTGTACGATACCCTGAGGAGGGTGTTTACGCAGATGGGCAGGAAAGATCTCGCAGACAAGACGGTCCCTGGCGTGGACCCGGACATTTTCAGACCAGAGTTTGAGTTTTAG
- a CDS encoding fungal zn(2)-Cys(6) binuclear cluster domain-containing protein, with protein MPPRRSHKKSRAGCRRCKNRKIKCDEVHPRCGNCSKHGVMCDFESRQVLDELHTLPTPATKSPQAPVSAPASVSPRPMTATATTTTTSTTIAPTTAPAPSTTTMPTTVSTPSLTLPSVPITTSMTRQGDRLLEFQLWHQYITSTSKTLVMNSPASTDIWQKDVPRFALEGRTYLIDAVLSVAALHLRFKNPDDKVMIEASHAYSASTLAEYCRSLNKGITAENADALFLTSCLIAFQATASRLFVKEDGDPSDPSEPHRRYALPLSWFHAFQGVKTIVATSWQWIRNSATVKVVIDSQPGFMLDLNPLGPDSFFGHLLDDLDEELEQEDEANRAATNQGYFHAVCVLNWAHKNHYAPSALALPSTVSRRYVELVEAKRPRALAILACFFALLKRMDNVWWLDDVARREVMGLVSLFETGSKWWRHLEWPIRIALWDGEADAIPAEIWGVERKENPPADTNVPSAETILNHIDLMAKMMDRAQGPQSIESIPVVGDLGGLVPPPLD; from the exons ATGCCTCCCAGACGGTCACACAAAAAGTCGCGCGCGGGGTGTCGGCGATGTAAAAATCGAAAGATCAAG TGCGACGAAGTTCATCCACGCTGCGGAAATTGCTCCAAGCATGGCGTTATGTGCGATTTCGAGAGCCGCCAAGTGCTCGATGAACTGCATACACTTCCCACCCCGGCCACTAAGAGTCCCCAGGCACCTGTGTCCGCGCCGGCTTCAGTGAGTCCGAGACccatgacggcgacggcgacgacaacgacaactTCGACTACGATTGCGCCTACgacagcgccagcgccatcgACAACAACTATGCCCAC TACGGTCTCAACGCCATCGCTCACGCTACCATCCGTCCCCATCACCACATCTATGACTAGGCAAGGGGACAGGCTCCTGGAATTTCAACTATGGCACCAATACATCACCAGCACATCCAAGACTCTCGTCATGAATTCTCCAGCTAGTACCGACATTTGGCAGAAGGATGTCCCACGATTCGCCCTTGAGGGACGGACCTACCTGATTGACGCAGTTCTCTCAGTGGCAGCTCTACATTTGCGCTTCAAGAACCCCGATGACAAAGTCATGATTGAGGCCTCCCATGCATATTCTGCCTCTACCTTGGCAGAGTATTGCCGCTCATTAAACAAGGGCATTACGGCGGAAAACGCAGACGCCCTGTTCCTCACCTCATGTCTCATTGCATTCCAGGCTACTGCGTCTCGGCTATTTGTCAAGGAGGATGGCGACCCGTCGGATCCAAGTGAACCTCATCGTCGATATGCATTACCCCTATCTTGGTTCCATGCTTTCCAGGGCGTCAAGACGATTGTGGCTACGTCGTGGCAGTGGATCCGTAACAGTGCCACTGTTAAGGTGGTCATTGACTCTCAGCCGGGCTTCATGCTTGACCTGAATCCGCTAGGCCCAGACTCCTTCTttggccatcttctcgatgacttggatgaagagctggaacaagaagacgaagccaaCAGAGCGGCAACTAACCAAGGTTACTTCCATGCCGTCTGTGTTCTCAACTGGGCCCACAAGAACCACTACGCTCCTTCAGCATTGGCCCTTCCATCAACCGTTTCACGGCGTTATGTTGAACTTGTTGAGGCTAAGAGGCCTCGTGCTCTAGCTATTCTCGCCTGTTTCTTCGCGTTACTCAAACGTATGGATAACGTGTGGTGGTTAGATGATGTTGCTCGCCGAGAGGTTATGGGTCTTGTGAGCCTGTTTGAGACGGGTTCGAAATGGTGGAGGCACCTTGAATGGCCCATCCGCATTGCGCTGTgggatggagaggctgaTGCCATCCCGGCCGAGATATGGGGCGTGGAGCGCAAGGAGAACCCTCCCGCCGACACAAACGTCCCATCCGCGGAGACGATACTGAACCACATCGATCTtatggccaagatgatggatAGGGCCCAAGGACCACAGTCAATAGAGTCGATACCTGTGGTGGGTGATTTAGGTGGCTTGGTTCCTCCGCCTCTTGACTAG
- a CDS encoding histone-like transcription factor (CBF/NF-Y) and archaeal histone domain-containing protein — protein MPPRKSDVRPATPVAAEEASPPAKAPQAQDKQDKQEKKDKDKDKGKGGEDPVTIEDLNLPKSIITRLAKGILPPNTQIQGNAILALSKSATVFISYLASHANENTVAAGKKTILPADVFKALDDTEFSFLKEPLEAEFAKFNAIQTEKRTSYRQKVRASASKHGPGDDTDMADTTIASEASASSGPRAKKARVDPSAGDDEEVDAIVNEDDDVDDDDDDENEGDEDAQDDEDDEEAVDEDDEEDGGEGEASGDETQDALEERRSREEADEALEGDESD, from the exons atGCCTCCTCGCAAATCCGACGTTCGGCCAGCAACTCCTGTTGCCGCTGAGGAggcatctcctccagcaaaaGCTCCTCAGGCACAGGATAAGCAGGATAaacaggagaagaaggacaaggacaaggacaagggcaaaggaggagaagacCCAGTAACTATAGAG GACTTGAATCTTCCAAAATCCATCATCACGAGGTTGGCAAAGGGGATTCTGCCCCCGAATACACAGATTCAAGGCAACGCAATCCTGGCGCTGAGCAAGAGCGCTACCGTCTTTATTAGCTATCTAGCTTCACA CGCCAATGAAAACACTGTCGCTGCAGGCAAAAAGACCATTCTCCCGGCTGATGTCTTTAAAGCATTGGACGACACTGAGTTTTCATTCTTGAAAGAGCCTCTTGAGGCTGAATTTGCCA AATTCAACGCCATACAAACTGAAAAACGCACCTCTTACCGCCAAAAAGTCCGCGCTTCCGCTTCCAAGCACGGCCCAGGTGACGACACCGACATGGCCGACACAACCATTGCCTCAGAAGCCTCCGCCTCGTCTGGCCCGCGTGCTAAAAAGGCCCGCGTCGACCCTTCTGCCGGTGACGACGAGGAAGtcgatgccattgtcaacgaggacgatgacgtcgacgacgatgatgatgatgagaatgagggtgacgaagatgcccaggatgatgaagatgatgaagaagctgttgatgaagacgatgaggaagatggtggaGAGGGTGAGGCTAGCGGTGATGAGACGCAGGATgcgttggaggagaggaggagtaGAGAGGAGGCGGATGAGGCCTTGGAAGGCGATGAGAGTGATTAA
- a CDS encoding cys/Met metabolism PLP-dependent enzyme domain-containing protein yields MSPPVTSDPVTTPQRPPTPVHAFGTLAVHAGAPIDPATGAVIEAISLSTTFAQSAVGKPVGIYEYSRSSNPNRDNFETAVAALEHARYALAFSSGSATTATILQSLAAGSHVISVSDVYGGTHRYFTQVAKAHGVKVTFTPEIEVDIAEHITDQTRLIWIETPSNPTLRLVDIRAVASVAHKHGVLVVVDNTFLSPYVQNPLELGADIVVHSVTKYINGHSDVVMGVAAFNSDNLKTRLSFLQNAIGAVPSAFDSWLAHRGLKTLHLRAREASKNATTVAHALEASPHVIAVNYPGLDSHPHRHIALKQHREGMGGGMLSFRIRGGHAAAERFCQVTKIFTLAESLGGVESLCEVPSSMTHAGIPRDQREAVGVFDDLVRLSCGVEDAEDLKNDVLQALELAVSFTKGTNGTNGI; encoded by the coding sequence ATGTCTCCTCCTGTGACCTCCGACCCCGTCACCACGCCCCAGCGGCCCCCGACTCCCGTCCACGCCTTTGGCACTCTGGCCGTCCACGCCGGCGCCCCCATCGACCCCGCGACGGGCGCTGTGATTGAGGCCATCTCGCTGTCCACAACATTCGCCCAGTCGGCTGTGGGCAAGCCCGTCGGCATCTACGAGTACTCGCGGTCGTCCAACCCCAACCGTGACAACTTCGAGACCGCCGTGGCCGCCCTGGAGCACGCCCGGTATGCCctcgccttctcctccgGAAGCgccaccacggccaccaTCCTGCAGAGCCTGGCGGCCGGCAGCCATGTCATCTCCGTGTCCGACGTCTACGGCGGCACCCACCGCTACTTCACCCAGGTGGCCAAGGCCCACGGCGTAAAGGTCACCTTCACGCCCGAGATCGAGGTCGACATTGCCGAGCACATCACTGACCAGACTCGCCTCATCTGGATCGAGACGCCCAGCAACCCCACGCTGCGCCTGGTCGACATCCGCGCCGTCGCCTCCGTCGCCCACAAGCACGGCGTCCTGGTCGTCGTCGACAACACCTTCCTGTCCCCCTACGTCCAGAAcccgctggagctgggcgCCGACATCGTCGTCCACTCCGTCACAAAGTACATCAACGGCCACAGCGACGTCGTCATGGGCGTCGCCGCCTTCAACAGTGACAACCTCAAGACCCGCCTGAGCTTCCTCCAGAACGCCATCGGCGCCGTGCCCTCGGCCTTTGACTCGTGGCTCGCCCACCGCGGCCTCAAGACCCTGCACCTGCGTGCCCGCGAGGCCAGCAAGAACGCAACCACCGTCGCCCACGCCCTCGAGGCCTCTCCCCACGTCATCGCCGTCAACTACCCCGGCCTCGACTCCCACCCCCACCGCCACATCGCCCTCAAGCAGCACCGCGAAGGCATGGGCGGCGGCATGCTGTCTTTCCGCATCCGCGGCGGCCACGCTGCTGCCGAGCGCTTCTGCCAGGTCACAAAGATCTTCACCCTCGCCGAGTCCCTGGGCGGCGTCGAGAGCTTGTGCGAGGTCCCCAGCAGCATGACCCACGCCGGCATCCCCCGCGACCAGCGCGAGGCCGTCGGCGTCTTTGACGACCTCGTCCGCCTGAGCTGCGGTGTCGAGGACGCCGAGGACCTCAAGAACGACGTGCTCCAGGCCTTGGAGCTCGCCGTCTCCTTCACCAAGGGCACCAACGGTACCAACGGCATCTAA
- a CDS encoding brix domain-containing protein, whose product MLRQVKPRNARSKRALEKREPKAVENPKTCLFLRGNNCSQVVQDAMNDLFSMRQPLSKKFTKKNPIHPFEDAASIEFFSEKNDASLFVFGSTQKKRPHSLTFIRTFSHKVLDMLELYLDNESYRSISQFKTKKFAIGMRPMILFAGSAFESPVPNEYTLAKSFLLDFFKGEPSDKIDVEGLQYIVSVAAEDTAGEGDAKPPIHIRVYVISTKRSGQKLPRVEVEEIGPRMDLRVGRMQEADEAMLKEAMKKPRGVEERTKKNVTMDSMGDKLGRVHLGKQDLGQLQTRKMKGLKRSRDDGIEPEDIIAEEVPKKAKK is encoded by the exons ATGCTTCGTCAAGT AAAACCCCGTAACGCCCGCTCCAAGAGAGCCCTCGAGAAGCGCGAGCccaaggccgtcgagaacCCCAAGACatgcctcttcctccgcgGCAACAACTGCTCCCAGGTCGTCCAGGACGCCATGAACGACCTCTTCTCCATGCGCCAGCCCCTCTCCAAGAAGTTCACCAAGAAGAACCCCATCCACCCCTTCGAGGACGCCGCCTCCATCGAGTTCTTCTCCGAGAAAAACGACGCCagcctcttcgtctttggcAGCACCCAGAAGAAGCGCCCGCACTCGCTGACCTTTATCCGCACGTTCAGCCACAAGGTGCTCGACATGCTGGAGCTGTACCTCGACAACGAGAGCTACCGCTCCATCTCGCAGTTCAAGACCAAGAAATTCGCCATTGGCATGCGGCCCATGATCCTCTTCGCCGGCAGCGCCTTTGAGAGCCCCGTCCCCAACGAGTACACCCTCGCAAAGAGCTTCCTtctcgacttcttcaaggGCGAGCCCTCGGACAAGATCGACGTCGAGGGCCTGCAGTACATCGTCTCCGTCGCCGCAGAGGACACCGCCGGCGAGGGCGACGCCAAGCCCCCCATCCACATCCGCGTCTATGTCATCAGCACCAAGCGCAGCGGCCAGAAGCTGCCCCGCGTCGAGGTGGAGGAAATCGGGCCCCGGATGGACCTCCGGGTCGGACGAATGCAGGAGGCAGACGAGgccatgctcaaggaggccatgaagaagcCCCGCGGCGTCGAGGAGCGGACAAAGAAGAACGTTACCATGGATTCCATGGGTGACAAGCTTGGTCGTGTACACTTGGGCAAGCAAGACTTGGGCCAGCTGCAGACAAGGAAAATGAAGGGTTTGAAGAGGTCTCGTGATGATGGAATCGAGCCAGAGGATATTATCGCGGAGGAAGTACCtaagaaggcgaagaaatGA